A region of the Arsenicicoccus dermatophilus genome:
GCACTCGTCGGTGTGGATGTGGGCGTGCCCGGTGGCGATGACCGCGTCCCAGCGGTCGGTCATCGCCGAGAGGGCGACGACGTTGGCGCCGGTGCCGTTGAACACCGGCCAGCACGAGGCCTGCTCGCCGAAGTGGCGCTGCACGACGGTCTGCAGGTGCGCGGTGTAGGGGTCGGCGCCGTAGGCCCCGACGTGCCCGCCGTTGACCGTGGCCAGCGCGTCGAGCACCTCGGGGTGGACCCCCGCGTAGTTGTCGCTCGCGAACCCGCGCCGTCCGGTGTCGTGCAGCCTGTCCATGCCGCCAACCTACCGGCGGCGGTCGGTCTCGCCGGGCCTGGTCGGGCAGGCTGGTCCGACGACCGGCGGCAGGTCACAGCAGGAGGGACAGGCCGAGGGTGATCATGACCGCGGCGATGACCAGGTCCAGCACCTGCCAGGACCGCGGGCGGGCGAAGACGGGCCGCAGCCACCGCGCGCCGTGGCCCAGCCCGGTGAACCACAGGATCGACGCGCACGTCGCGCCCAGCCCGAACCACCACCGGCCCTGCGCCCCGTGCGTCGCCGACAGCGACCCGAGCATGACCACCGTGTCCAGGTAGACGTGCGGGTTGAGCCAGGTGAAGGCCAGCGTCGTGAGCACCGCCGCGCGCAGCGACCCCACCCCGCGCTCGTCCGCGGTCAGCGCCTGCGGGTGCCGGGCGGCCAGCGCGGTGCGGATCCCGAACTGCACCAGGTAGATCGCGCCCGCCCATCGCGCCACCGTGACGATGTGGGGTGCGCCGTGATCAGGGCGCCCACCCCCGCCACGCCGGCCAGGATGAGCACCGCGTCGGACAGCGCGCAGATCGTGACGACGACGCCGACATACCGCCGGACGATCCCCTGGCGCAGCACGAAGGCGTTCTGCGCGCCGATGGCGACGATGAGGCCGAGACCCGTGAGCAGGCCGGTGAGCGCGGGGCTGAGCATGACGAGAACGCTAGGGAGGCACCATGATGAAGTCCAACGATGATTTCTTCGGTTGACCAAGGGGTCCTTCATGTATGGCGATCCGGCCCAGCTGTCAGCACTGCTCGCGGTGGTGACCGAGGGCTCCTTCGAGGGCGCCGCGGACGTGCTCGGCGTGTCGCCGTCCGCGGTGAGCCAGCGCATCAAGGCGCTGGAGTCCCGGATCGGGCAGGTGGTCGTGCAGCGCACCCGCCCCTGCCGGGCCACCCCCACCGGGGAGGTCCTGCTGCGGCACGCCCGACAGCTGGAGCTGCTCGAGGCCGAGACCCGCGCCGCCCTGGAGCCCCACGGCCGGACGCCCACCCTGCCGGTCGCGATCAACGCCGACTCCCTCGCCACCTGGGGGCGTGACCTGCTGCGGCTGGTGGCGGAGGCGGGCGACGTGGCCCTGGAGCTGCGCGTCGAGGACCAGGGGCACAGCGCCGAGCTGTTGCGCGCCGGGCGGGTGCTCGCGGCGGTGACCGCGGATCCGGTGGCCGTGCAGGGCTGCTCGGTGGAGCCGCTGCCCGCTGCGCGCTATGTCCCCGTGGCGGCCATCGGCCTGTGGGAGCGCCACGGCCGCAGCCTGTCGGGGCTGCCGATGGTCACCTTCAACGACAAGGACCGGCTGCAGCACGACGTGCTGCGACGGCTCGGGCTCGCGGACCCGCCGCTGGTCCACCAGGTCCCGTCGACCGAGGACTTCGCCCAGGCGGTGCGGCTCGGCCTCGGGTGGGGCGCCCTCCCGGTGCAGCAGCTGGGCCGCGGCCCGGACGCCCTGGCGGACCAGGGTCTCGTCGCCGTCGCCCCCGGGCACGACGTGCGCGTGCCCCTGCACTGGCAGCGCTGGCGGATCGACTCGCCCGTGCTGGACCGGCTCAGCGGGTGGGTGCGGTCCGCTGCCGCAGCGCCTCCTCGATGACCTGCGCGACGCCGTCCTCGTCGTTGCGCCCGCACCGGTGCGACGCCGCGGCGACGGCCTGCGGGTGGGCGTTGCCGACGGCATAGCCGCGCCCTGCCCAGGCGAGCATGGGGATGTCGTTGGGCATGTCGCCGAAGGCCCACACGTCCCCGGCCTGGATCCCGTGCTCGGCGCACCAGCGCTGCAGCGCAACGGCCTTGGTGACCCCGCGGGCGGTCATCTCGGCGAGGCCGGGCGCCCCGGAGTAGGCCAGCTGCACCCGGTCCCCGACGACCTCGGCCGCGCGCACCAGGAACTCGTCCAGCGCCGTCGCCGGGTGCCGCGCCAGCAGCTTGCCGGGCAGCTCCTCGTCGAGGAGCGTCTCCAGCGGCCCCACGCGGCGGGTGTCGCGCACCGGCTCCCCGGACGGTCCCGGTATGGCGACGAAGGCGTCCTCCGCGGCCATGCCCGAGCGTCCCTCCAGCGCGAAGGCCGTGCCCGGCAGCGCCGCCCGCAGCAGCCCGACGACCTCCAACACGGTCGCCCGGTCGATCGGGTGCTCCTCGACCACGGTGCCCCCGTGCGCGTCGTACACGAACGAGCCGTTGCCGCAGATCACCAGCCCGTGCGCGCCCACCTGCGCCCGGAACTCGTCCATCCAGCGGGGCGGTCGCGCGGTGACCACCACGACGAGGCAGCCCGCGGACTCCGCGGCCGAGATGGCGGCGACCGACCGCGCGGACAGGGTGTGGTCGCTGCGCAGCAGGGTCCCGTCGAAGTCGGTGGCGAAGACGCGCGGGCAGGAGCTCATGCCCCAATCTCCCACAGCTGCCCTCACGGGAGCGGGACAGCGACACCTGGGCAGCGGCACAGTGCGCGGCGGTGACATGGTGCCACCACCCGGGGACGACCGACCGTACGTCGGCAGCGCCCCCGCCCTCGACCAGAGCCGAGAGGCCCTCCGACGAGCACCCCGCGACCCACCCGCATCCCGACCTACCTCAGGAGAGCTCATGCGCACCATCACCCCGATCGCACGACAAGGAGACGACACCATGAGCGCGACCACCCGCGGCGGGTCCTCGATCCGCACCGCCACCGCGGTCCTGGCCGGCACGGGACTCGGCGTCGCCGCGGCCGTCGGCGGCATCGCCGTCGCCCAGGGCGGCGCCGCGACCCCGGCGACCACGCCCGCGACCCGGGACCTGCCCCTGGACCAGGCCGGGCGGGGGCAGCAGCAGGACGGGACCGACCACCTCCCCGGCATACC
Encoded here:
- a CDS encoding LysR family transcriptional regulator ArgP, encoding MTKGSFMYGDPAQLSALLAVVTEGSFEGAADVLGVSPSAVSQRIKALESRIGQVVVQRTRPCRATPTGEVLLRHARQLELLEAETRAALEPHGRTPTLPVAINADSLATWGRDLLRLVAEAGDVALELRVEDQGHSAELLRAGRVLAAVTADPVAVQGCSVEPLPAARYVPVAAIGLWERHGRSLSGLPMVTFNDKDRLQHDVLRRLGLADPPLVHQVPSTEDFAQAVRLGLGWGALPVQQLGRGPDALADQGLVAVAPGHDVRVPLHWQRWRIDSPVLDRLSGWVRSAAAAPPR
- a CDS encoding HAD family hydrolase, with the translated sequence MSSCPRVFATDFDGTLLRSDHTLSARSVAAISAAESAGCLVVVVTARPPRWMDEFRAQVGAHGLVICGNGSFVYDAHGGTVVEEHPIDRATVLEVVGLLRAALPGTAFALEGRSGMAAEDAFVAIPGPSGEPVRDTRRVGPLETLLDEELPGKLLARHPATALDEFLVRAAEVVGDRVQLAYSGAPGLAEMTARGVTKAVALQRWCAEHGIQAGDVWAFGDMPNDIPMLAWAGRGYAVGNAHPQAVAAASHRCGRNDEDGVAQVIEEALRQRTAPTR